From one Staphylococcus kloosii genomic stretch:
- the alaS gene encoding alanine--tRNA ligase gives MKNLKASEIRQGFIDFFVEKGHMVEPSAPLVPIDDDSLLWINSGVATLKKYFDGRETPKKPRIVNSQKAIRTNDIENVGFTARHHTFFEMLGNFSIGDYFKKEAIEYAWEFLTSDKWMGMEPSKLYVTIHPEDTEAYKLWHEDIGLEESRIIRIEGNFWDIGEGPSGPNTEIFYDRGDEYGQEDPPEEMYPGGENERYLEVWNLVFSEFNHNKDHTYTPLPNKNIDTGMGLERMASVAQDVRTNYETDLFMPIIEEVEKISGKKYLTNNEYDVAFKVISDHIRTISFAIADGALPANEGRGYVLRRLLRRAVRFSQSLDINEPFLYKLVDIVAEIMEPYYPNVKEKAQFIQRVIKSEEERFHETLQEGLAILNTLVQKAKDSDKTIAGEDAFKLYDTYGFPVELTEEFAQQEGLSIDMDTFEVEMQKQRDRARQARQSGQSMQIQSDVLKQINTDSTFVGYEQMAADSTITDIIKDGELVNTVEAGDEISLILKETPFYAVSGGQVADKGTISNESFEIYVEEVTKAPNGQNLHTGKVQFGKVTTGAKVTAEVNHNERQAIKKNHSATHLLHAALKEILGDHVNQAGSLVEPDRLRFDFSHFGPLSEEEIEIVERRVNEEIWNNISVSIKEMPIDEAKKMGAMALFGEKYGDVVRVVDMAPFSIELCGGIHVSNTSEIGLFKIVSESGTGAGVRRIEALTGKSAFLYLESIQNHFKQLKKQIKVKADDQVLDKVVQMQNDEKSLHRQLEQRSKEITALKMGDIKDQVEEINGLNVLATEVEVDNANAIRETMDDFKSKLQDTVIILVSKVGDKVSLIATVPKSLTDKVKAGDIIKEMAPVVGGKGGGRPDMAQGGGTQPENITESLRFIKNYIKSL, from the coding sequence ATGAAAAACTTAAAAGCAAGTGAGATTAGACAAGGTTTTATAGACTTCTTTGTAGAAAAAGGGCATATGGTAGAACCTTCTGCACCATTAGTACCTATCGATGACGATTCATTATTATGGATTAACTCAGGGGTAGCAACATTAAAAAAATATTTCGATGGTCGTGAAACACCAAAAAAACCTAGAATTGTAAATTCACAAAAAGCGATTCGTACGAATGATATTGAAAATGTTGGTTTCACTGCACGTCACCATACATTTTTCGAAATGTTAGGTAATTTTTCTATTGGTGATTATTTCAAAAAAGAAGCTATTGAATATGCTTGGGAGTTTTTAACTAGCGACAAATGGATGGGCATGGAACCAAGTAAATTATATGTAACAATACATCCTGAAGATACTGAAGCTTATAAATTATGGCATGAAGATATTGGACTTGAAGAAAGTCGTATTATTCGAATTGAAGGTAACTTTTGGGATATAGGTGAAGGACCTTCTGGACCAAACACTGAAATATTTTATGACCGCGGAGACGAATATGGTCAGGAAGACCCTCCAGAAGAAATGTATCCAGGTGGCGAAAACGAACGTTACTTAGAGGTATGGAACTTAGTATTTAGTGAATTTAACCATAATAAAGACCATACTTATACGCCACTTCCTAATAAAAATATTGATACTGGTATGGGTCTTGAAAGAATGGCATCTGTGGCTCAAGATGTACGTACTAACTATGAAACAGATTTATTTATGCCAATTATTGAAGAAGTAGAAAAAATTTCTGGCAAAAAATATTTAACTAATAATGAATATGATGTTGCGTTTAAAGTTATATCAGATCATATTAGAACAATTTCATTTGCTATTGCTGATGGCGCGTTGCCAGCAAATGAAGGACGTGGCTATGTATTACGTAGATTATTACGTAGAGCAGTACGTTTTAGCCAGTCACTAGACATTAATGAACCATTTTTATATAAATTGGTAGATATCGTTGCTGAAATTATGGAACCATACTACCCAAATGTAAAAGAAAAAGCACAGTTTATACAACGTGTTATTAAATCAGAAGAAGAGAGATTCCATGAAACATTACAAGAAGGTTTAGCAATCTTAAACACACTTGTACAAAAAGCTAAGGACAGCGATAAAACAATTGCTGGTGAAGATGCGTTTAAGCTTTATGATACTTATGGTTTCCCAGTAGAGTTAACTGAAGAATTTGCGCAACAAGAAGGTTTATCAATAGATATGGATACTTTTGAAGTTGAAATGCAAAAACAAAGAGATCGTGCACGTCAAGCGCGTCAAAGTGGACAATCTATGCAAATCCAAAGTGATGTGTTAAAACAAATTAATACTGACAGTACGTTTGTTGGCTATGAACAAATGGCTGCAGATTCTACAATAACTGACATTATTAAAGATGGTGAGCTTGTTAATACAGTTGAAGCTGGTGACGAAATTAGTCTTATCTTAAAAGAAACACCATTCTACGCTGTTAGTGGTGGACAAGTTGCTGATAAAGGTACGATAAGTAATGAAAGTTTTGAAATCTATGTAGAAGAAGTAACCAAAGCACCAAACGGTCAAAACTTACACACAGGTAAAGTACAATTTGGTAAAGTAACTACAGGTGCTAAAGTAACTGCAGAAGTAAATCACAACGAACGTCAAGCAATTAAGAAAAATCACAGTGCGACACATTTACTACATGCAGCATTAAAAGAAATTTTAGGTGATCATGTTAACCAAGCAGGTTCATTAGTAGAGCCTGATAGATTACGTTTTGACTTTTCACATTTCGGTCCGCTATCTGAAGAAGAAATCGAAATTGTTGAACGTCGCGTAAATGAAGAAATATGGAATAATATTTCAGTTTCTATTAAAGAAATGCCAATTGACGAAGCTAAAAAAATGGGTGCTATGGCATTATTTGGTGAAAAATACGGTGACGTAGTTAGAGTTGTCGACATGGCACCATTTTCAATAGAATTATGTGGTGGTATTCACGTAAGCAATACGTCAGAAATCGGTTTATTCAAAATTGTAAGTGAATCAGGTACAGGTGCTGGGGTACGTAGAATTGAAGCATTAACTGGAAAATCAGCATTCCTATATTTAGAATCAATTCAAAATCATTTCAAACAATTGAAAAAACAAATTAAAGTAAAAGCTGATGATCAAGTTTTAGATAAAGTTGTACAAATGCAAAATGATGAAAAATCATTACACAGACAGTTAGAACAACGTAGTAAAGAAATTACGGCGTTGAAAATGGGTGACATTAAAGATCAGGTTGAAGAAATAAATGGCTTGAACGTATTAGCTACCGAAGTGGAAGTAGATAATGCCAATGCAATCCGCGAAACGATGGATGATTTCAAATCTAAATTACAAGATACTGTTATTATTTTAGTAAGTAAGGTGGGCGATAAAGTTTCACTTATTGCTACAGTACCAAAATCATTAACTGATAAAGTTAAAGCTGGAGATATCATTAAAGAAATGGCTCCAGTAGTTGGTGGTAAAGGTGGCGGTCGTCCTGATATGGCTCAAGGTGGCGGTACACAGCCTGAAAACATAACAGAATCATTACGTTTTATTAAAAATTACATTAAATCACTGTAA
- a CDS encoding IreB family regulatory phosphoprotein, whose amino-acid sequence MENLDKTMKFSYDEIPKKDVRTVLLNVYNTLEERGYNPVNQIVGYLLSGDPAYIPRHNDARNQIRHIDRDDIMEELVSSYLQDSTKE is encoded by the coding sequence GTGGAAAACTTAGATAAAACAATGAAGTTTAGTTATGATGAAATACCTAAGAAAGATGTCAGAACAGTGTTACTAAATGTATATAATACATTAGAAGAACGTGGCTACAACCCTGTAAACCAAATCGTGGGATATTTACTTTCAGGTGATCCTGCATATATCCCAAGACACAACGATGCGCGAAATCAAATTAGACATATCGATAGAGATGACATTATGGAAGAACTAGTGTCAAGCTATCTCCAAGATAGTACGAAAGAATAA
- the ruvX gene encoding Holliday junction resolvase RuvX — MLTKKIMGLDVGSKTVGIAISDLMGWTAQGLDTLQINEKENELGIDKLVQIVKKENVGTVVIGLPKNMNNSIGFRGEASLQYKEQLQEALPSLEIIMWDERLSTMAAERSLLEADVSRQKRKKVIDKMAAVFILQGYLDSIQ; from the coding sequence ATGTTAACGAAAAAAATAATGGGTCTTGATGTAGGAAGTAAAACTGTTGGTATTGCCATTAGTGATTTAATGGGTTGGACTGCACAAGGCTTAGACACACTCCAAATAAATGAAAAAGAAAATGAGCTTGGTATTGATAAGCTTGTACAAATAGTAAAAAAAGAAAACGTGGGCACAGTTGTTATTGGATTACCAAAAAATATGAATAATTCTATTGGATTTCGAGGGGAAGCTTCGTTACAATACAAAGAACAGCTTCAAGAAGCTTTACCCTCACTTGAAATAATCATGTGGGATGAACGTCTTAGCACAATGGCTGCAGAACGTTCTTTGCTAGAGGCTGATGTATCTAGACAAAAAAGAAAAAAAGTTATCGATAAGATGGCAGCAGTATTTATCTTGCAAGGTTACTTGGATTCAATTCAATAA